Proteins from one Chroococcidiopsis sp. CCMEE 29 genomic window:
- a CDS encoding glycosyltransferase family 2 protein: MCNHQPRVSIGLPVYNGEQFIKETLDSLLAQTFEDFELIISDNASTDKTEEICRAYAAKDQRIRYYRNQQNLGASWNSNRVFELSSGEYFKWAAHDDLHAADFLLKCIKVLDQDPSVILCHSQVKFIDEYGNFLRNYDIKLNTNSPKPQERFHQLLSKHLCYQFFGVIRASALRMTSLLGNYGHADGILLIRLGLLGRFYEIPEHLFFARSHPQQSMSKFFPRYLQFASQGSSHSISILPDYYCYTVWFDPAKEGKILFPHWRILWEYCRSVWQAPINWYEQISCYLSVLKQLKGTEYLLVKDLLVAVNMIKKRFDKKCSLRNKQDTNLKADIKSVLFYREKINTKTNKSLDVTRILGVVAAAKGAENYLPYTIPKIIKQISEIGMGADIIIGLNNGFECQTVIERFSLLPDVQVIHLYTGEKLASNIPAKVFDNLNSEDESYYLRNIEPSHFKHRLFIIHQKAGLYSAGKIRVLADIYKLLLNSIDHGWIPPALLLTFDAESQILVNKASSIPELESNGLMLMVNKLNNSPEIDLLGTRNKFAVYREGIVEGIKVLFPNFNEDIPPIQWFIDVVHGKYSGYRWQPGGGTVGRTDVIISLLAVISERYPGTRSEDTHLTILAKHTGFLDDILMDVVSTNRVPSLTDMTTDNPSTQAWMAQMYRWIAACYALELNYGKHNVSLIASYGFPWSILTAPSDFFGSLKNINKIKFYKVINKLITSFFIANKLKKNAFENPDLLQGSGAKASW, from the coding sequence ATGTGTAACCATCAGCCCCGAGTTAGCATTGGACTACCTGTATACAATGGCGAGCAATTTATAAAAGAAACTTTAGATTCACTTTTGGCTCAAACTTTTGAAGATTTCGAGCTAATTATCTCAGACAATGCATCAACAGACAAAACTGAGGAAATTTGTAGGGCATACGCTGCCAAAGACCAGCGCATCCGTTACTACCGCAATCAACAGAATCTCGGTGCCTCCTGGAACTCCAATCGTGTCTTTGAATTGTCGTCGGGTGAGTACTTTAAGTGGGCTGCCCACGATGATTTACACGCTGCGGATTTTCTATTGAAGTGTATTAAAGTGCTTGACCAAGATCCTAGTGTGATTTTATGTCACTCCCAGGTAAAGTTCATTGATGAATATGGGAATTTCCTACGGAACTACGATATCAAGTTAAATACCAATTCACCGAAACCACAGGAGCGTTTTCATCAGCTTCTTAGTAAGCACCTATGCTATCAATTTTTTGGGGTAATACGCGCAAGCGCCCTCAGGATGACATCGCTTCTAGGCAATTACGGTCATGCAGATGGAATTTTATTGATCAGGCTTGGTCTCCTCGGTCGGTTCTATGAAATTCCTGAACATCTGTTCTTTGCTAGAAGCCATCCACAACAATCAATGAGTAAGTTCTTTCCAAGGTACCTACAGTTTGCTAGCCAAGGTTCATCACACTCAATAAGTATATTGCCTGACTACTATTGTTATACAGTGTGGTTTGATCCGGCAAAAGAAGGAAAAATTTTGTTTCCACATTGGAGAATCCTCTGGGAATATTGCCGCTCTGTATGGCAGGCTCCAATTAATTGGTATGAGCAAATATCCTGCTATCTAAGTGTGTTAAAGCAGTTAAAAGGAACCGAGTACTTACTAGTCAAAGATTTGCTCGTAGCTGTTAACATGATTAAGAAACGCTTTGATAAAAAATGCTCCCTACGGAATAAACAAGACACTAACTTAAAAGCAGATATCAAAAGCGTACTGTTTTATCGAGAAAAAATTAATACTAAGACTAACAAAAGTTTAGATGTAACAAGAATACTAGGAGTTGTTGCTGCAGCGAAAGGAGCAGAAAATTATTTACCATATACTATTCCAAAAATTATCAAACAAATATCTGAAATAGGAATGGGGGCTGATATTATCATTGGTCTGAATAATGGGTTTGAATGCCAAACAGTTATAGAACGCTTTAGTTTACTTCCTGATGTCCAGGTAATTCATCTCTACACCGGAGAAAAGTTGGCGAGTAATATTCCAGCTAAAGTATTCGATAATTTAAATAGCGAAGATGAATCCTATTACTTGCGTAATATTGAACCTTCGCACTTCAAGCATCGGCTCTTCATTATTCATCAAAAAGCAGGGTTATACTCAGCTGGTAAAATACGGGTTTTAGCAGATATTTATAAGTTGCTTTTGAATAGCATCGATCATGGATGGATACCACCAGCACTTTTGCTTACTTTCGATGCTGAATCCCAGATTTTAGTGAATAAAGCAAGTTCAATTCCAGAGCTAGAATCCAATGGTTTAATGTTAATGGTTAACAAATTGAACAATAGTCCGGAAATAGATCTACTTGGTACAAGAAATAAATTTGCAGTTTATCGAGAAGGAATAGTGGAGGGAATTAAAGTTCTCTTCCCTAATTTCAATGAAGATATTCCTCCTATTCAATGGTTTATAGACGTTGTTCATGGTAAATACAGTGGCTATAGATGGCAGCCTGGAGGAGGTACAGTTGGTAGAACTGATGTGATAATAAGCTTGTTAGCTGTAATATCTGAAAGGTATCCGGGAACCAGAAGCGAAGACACCCATCTTACTATCTTAGCCAAACATACCGGATTTCTTGACGATATACTTATGGATGTCGTTTCTACCAATCGAGTTCCAAGTCTTACAGATATGACAACAGATAACCCGTCAACGCAAGCCTGGATGGCTCAGATGTATAGATGGATTGCTGCTTGTTATGCCTTAGAATTAAACTATGGGAAACACAATGTTAGTTTAATAGCATCTTACGGTTTTCCCTGGAGTATTTTAACAGCTCCTAGTGACTTTTTCGGAAGTTTAAAAAACATTAATAAAATAAAATTTTACAAAGTAATTAATAAGTTAATAACATCTTTTTTTATTGCCAACAAACTCAAGAAAAACGCTTTTGAAAACCCTGACTTACTTCAAGGTTCTGGCGCAAAGGCTTCTTGGTAA
- a CDS encoding sulfite exporter TauE/SafE family protein translates to MIAGSWIALASGGLVSGILAGFLGIGGGTILVPLLITLGYAPVQAVATSSLAILITSVSGTVQNWRMGYFDLKRVILLGFPALVTAQIGVYLATHILPYILLLAFGILLLTNIYLVELRKRLTVLEAPITTKFNPVISRIGTGGTAGILAGLFGVGGGVIMVPLQMLLLGEPIKVAIQTSLGVIVATAVSACIGHAAKGNVLFVSGILLGSGGLLGAQMSTRVLPKLPDQVVSLFFRIFLGILSIYIFWQAWRSYQGF, encoded by the coding sequence ATGATCGCAGGGAGTTGGATAGCTTTAGCTTCTGGCGGATTAGTCTCTGGAATTTTAGCTGGATTCTTGGGTATTGGTGGTGGTACTATCTTAGTTCCGCTTTTAATTACTCTGGGTTACGCACCCGTGCAAGCGGTAGCTACTAGCAGCCTAGCAATTCTAATTACTTCAGTTTCTGGTACTGTACAAAATTGGCGGATGGGCTACTTTGACTTGAAGCGAGTAATTTTATTAGGATTTCCAGCTTTAGTCACTGCTCAAATAGGTGTATATTTGGCAACTCATATCTTGCCCTATATACTGCTCTTGGCGTTTGGGATATTATTGCTGACTAATATTTATTTAGTAGAGCTGCGGAAGCGCTTAACTGTTCTAGAAGCTCCAATAACGACTAAATTTAACCCAGTAATTTCTAGAATTGGCACTGGAGGTACGGCAGGTATTTTAGCAGGCTTGTTTGGTGTTGGTGGCGGTGTGATTATGGTGCCACTCCAAATGTTGCTACTAGGAGAACCAATTAAAGTAGCAATTCAGACTAGCTTAGGTGTGATCGTTGCTACTGCTGTATCTGCTTGCATAGGACATGCAGCAAAGGGAAATGTCTTGTTTGTCTCAGGCATCCTTCTAGGCAGTGGCGGTCTTTTGGGAGCGCAGATGAGTACTCGTGTTTTGCCAAAGCTACCAGATCAAGTTGTCAGCCTTTTCTTTCGGATCTTTCTAGGAATATTGTCAATCTACATTTTTTGGCAAGCTTGGAGAAGTTATCAGGGTTTCTAA
- a CDS encoding transposase family protein — translation MTTFQLLGIQFGVSESTANDTFNYWLPLLEELLPSSLIEQVKKKNLTLK, via the coding sequence ATGACGACGTTTCAATTGCTGGGTATCCAGTTTGGAGTGAGTGAGTCTACCGCAAATGATACATTTAATTATTGGTTGCCACTACTGGAAGAGTTGTTACCATCTAGTTTAATTGAACAAGTTAAAAAAAAGAATCTGACTCTGAAATAG
- a CDS encoding ISL3 family transposase translates to MSVSSTQIGTQCPVCAHPTHRVHSHYKRTLADLPWADYSITLQLRVRKFFCINEKCFRRIFTERIATVAAPWARRTGRMAKRLAVMGLALGGAAGERLSQQLDCAVSRNTILQLVSRLPLPSIVTPQMLGVDDFSFRKRETYGTVLIDLDRSRPVALLGDRETETLAAWLQEHPGVQVVSRDRSKAYKAGITQGAPLAIQVADRFHLLQNLVETLDQVFNKHGQDLKAVETAHSFSSTTDSDGTVVVPIALPSLTEQEQQRTQQRRTRRLSTYQQVWNLHRQGYKAQAIARQLGIGKTSVFHYLRTPSFPERQGRRDRGRSVLSPYKEYILRCWNDGCYDTKGLFEEIQKRGYSGSYDTVARYTRRLRSSQGLQLRQRLVSQPLPKVAQPEKRPRTARRAAMLVLQRQELQKLDDEQLITRLKAQHPDLSTAINLAQGFAFLVRQRLPEHLDPWLEQAIDSGLEPFRRFAQRLREDYDAVKAGVTLPMSNGPVEGHINRLKMLKRQMYGRAGIALLSRRFLLAS, encoded by the coding sequence TTGAGTGTCTCCTCGACCCAGATTGGTACACAATGCCCAGTCTGCGCTCATCCCACACATCGAGTTCATAGCCACTACAAGCGCACATTAGCCGATCTGCCGTGGGCTGATTACAGCATCACCCTGCAACTTCGGGTACGGAAGTTTTTCTGCATCAATGAAAAGTGCTTTCGACGCATCTTTACAGAGCGAATAGCCACTGTTGCTGCTCCTTGGGCAAGGCGAACTGGGCGCATGGCTAAGCGATTAGCAGTTATGGGTTTAGCGTTAGGGGGTGCAGCAGGAGAACGGTTGAGCCAGCAATTAGATTGTGCGGTCAGCCGCAATACCATACTCCAATTAGTATCTAGACTGCCTCTACCATCGATTGTCACACCACAAATGCTTGGTGTCGATGACTTCTCTTTTCGTAAGCGTGAAACCTACGGCACTGTCCTCATCGATTTGGATCGAAGTCGTCCAGTAGCGTTATTGGGCGATCGCGAAACCGAGACGTTGGCTGCGTGGTTGCAAGAACACCCAGGAGTTCAAGTGGTGTCACGAGATCGTTCCAAAGCATACAAAGCCGGAATTACCCAAGGAGCGCCATTGGCAATTCAGGTTGCTGACCGCTTTCACCTGCTGCAAAACTTGGTAGAAACCCTTGACCAAGTTTTTAACAAGCACGGTCAAGACCTCAAAGCGGTTGAAACTGCTCACAGCTTTTCATCCACAACTGATTCTGATGGTACGGTCGTTGTCCCCATCGCGCTACCATCTTTAACCGAGCAGGAGCAACAGAGAACTCAGCAGCGACGGACACGGCGATTGTCAACCTATCAGCAAGTCTGGAATCTACATCGTCAGGGTTACAAAGCCCAAGCAATCGCGCGTCAACTCGGCATTGGTAAAACGAGTGTGTTTCACTATCTACGCACTCCCAGCTTTCCCGAACGTCAAGGGCGTAGAGACCGTGGACGGAGCGTGCTTTCCCCGTACAAGGAATATATTCTCAGGTGCTGGAACGATGGCTGTTATGACACCAAAGGGCTGTTTGAAGAAATACAAAAGCGTGGTTACTCTGGTAGTTATGATACGGTAGCCCGTTATACCCGTCGTCTACGCTCCTCTCAAGGTTTGCAGCTGCGGCAACGCTTGGTCAGTCAGCCGCTACCCAAAGTTGCCCAACCGGAGAAACGACCGCGCACTGCCCGTCGTGCTGCAATGCTGGTGCTACAACGGCAAGAGTTACAGAAGCTAGATGACGAACAGTTGATTACTCGCTTAAAGGCACAGCATCCTGACCTATCCACTGCGATCAATCTTGCTCAAGGCTTTGCCTTCCTTGTACGCCAACGCCTACCTGAGCACCTTGACCCTTGGTTGGAGCAAGCGATTGACAGTGGTCTAGAGCCTTTTCGCCGCTTTGCTCAGCGCTTGCGTGAAGACTATGATGCGGTCAAAGCAGGTGTAACATTGCCCATGAGCAACGGTCCAGTCGAAGGGCATATCAATCGATTGAAGATGCTCAAGCGGCAAATGTATGGTCGGGCAGGAATTGCATTACTGAGCCGACGGTTCTTGCTGGCAAGCTAA